Below is a window of Longimicrobium sp. DNA.
CCGCGGCTGCAGCGACGAACGCGTATCTCGACGGACGGTGTGGAGCGGCGGATGAGCAAACGGGGATGGGTGATCGCGGCGCTGGCCGTGCTGGCCGCGGCGGCCGGGTATGTGGCGCTGAAGCTGGGCCGCAGCACGGGCGAGGTCGCGGACCTGGTGGCCGAGGGCGCGGAGAAGGTGCTGCGCGAGCCCATGCGCCCGGCCCGCGGGAGCCCGCGCGTGCTGGTGTTCGCGCTCGACGGCGTGGGCGCGGACCAGCTGGAGGCCGTCATCCGCTCCGGCCGCGCGCGCAGCATCGCCCGGCTGGTGGGGCGCCCGCGCCGCGGCGAGCCGGGCGTGTACCAGCACGCGTACGCGGTGCCGGGCGTGCTCAGCATCCTCCCGTCCACCACCTACGCCGCGTGGACGTCGCTCTTCACGGGCCAGCCGGCGGGGCGCACCGGCGTTCCCGGCAACGAGTGGTTCGCGCGCGAGGAAGACCGCTTCTACGCCCCCGCGCCCGTTACCGTGAGCGAGAACACGCAGGCGCTGCAGGTCTACAGCGACCAGCTGATGGGCCGCGTGGCGCACGCCCCCACGCTGTACGAGCAGGCCGGGGTGCGCGCCTACGTCTCGCTCGCGGCGCTGCAGCGCGGCGCCGACCTGGTCACCGTCCCCGATCCCGTCGCGCTGGGGCCCATGGTGAGCGCCTTTGCCGAGGGCGCGCAGGAGGGCGAGGTGAAGCGCGAGGTGTACGCGCAGCTCGACGAGGGCGCGGCGGGGAGCCTGCTGTCGACCATCGAGAAGCGCGGGGTGGCCGACCTCCAGGTCGTCTACTTTCCCGGCGTGGACCTGTGGACGCACGTGGCGCCGGACCCGCTCCGGGCGCAGCAGGCGTACGTGGAGACGGTGGTGGACCGCGTGGTCGGCCGCGTGCTGGACGCCTACCGCCGCCGCCACGCGCTGCGCGACACCTGGGTCGTCTTCGTGGCCGACCACGGCCACACGCCGGTGCTGAACGACGACCTGCACTCTCTCGGCACCGCCGGCGACGACGAGCCGCCCGCGGTGCTGCACCAGGCCGGCTTCCGCGTGCGCCCCTTCCACCTGGACGTGAAGGACGACGAGCGCGTCTACCAGTCCGTCGTCGCCTACCAGGGGGCGATGGCGTACGTCTACCTGGCCGACCGCTCCGCCTGCCCCAACCCGGCCGACCGCTGCGACTGGCGGCGTCCGCCACGCTTCGAGCAGGACGTGCTCCCGGTGGTGCGCGCCTTCGACGCCGCCAACCGCACGGGCGCGGGGGTGCCGCAGCTGCGCGGCACGCTGGACCTGATCTTCGCGCGGCAGCCGCGGCCGTTCGGGCAGGACGCCGCGCCCTTCCAGGTGTGGGACGGGGAAAAGCTGGTGGCGATCGGCGAGTATCTGCGCGCGCATCCGCGCCCCGACCTGCTGGACCTGGAGCGGCGGATGGACGGGCTGGCCACGGGCCCGTACGGCAACCACGCGGGCGACGTCCTTCTCCTGGCGCGCACGGGGATGCAGCGCCCGATCGGCGAGCGCTTCTACTTCTCCGGCATCTACCACTCCTGGCACGGCAGCCCCACCGCCCAGGACAGCCGCATCCCCCTCGTCGTCGCCCTCCCCGGCGGCGACGGGCGCCAGCTCCGCGCCCGCGTCCGCGCCGCCGCGGGCGAGCACCCCACGCAGCTCGACGTCACCCGGCTCGTCCTTTCGCTCCTTGGCCGCGGGTAAGGGGACAGGGGACAGGGCCCGCCGGGGGACGCGTCACGTACAGCACGGCTGGCGCGTTTCTTCCACTCCGCGCGTCGCCGGCGAGGAGGTGGATGTGAGGGATGGGGAGGCGGACTGCTACCCGTCCGCGTTGCTGTTGGAGTGATGTAACTGCCGAATGGAACCATAGTTAGGCAGTGGTGTCGAAACGTCCGAGTTCGCGCCGCCGCGGCCGGGGAGTCCGGGTGCCGGTGGATGATTCGCCATTCTGGTGTGGAGTAGGAAACCGTGAAGAGCACCCGCATCGCCTTCCTGGCCGCCGCCGCGCTGGCCCTTCCCGCCGCCGTCGCGGCGCAGACCACGCCGGCGCCCGCGCAGCCGGCGGCTCCCGCGGCCGCTTCGGCCGACGAGGCGCAGCAGCTGCAGGCCAAGCTGGGCGCGCTGCAGCAGCAGGCGCTGAGCGACCCGTCGCTGAAGCCGGCGCAGGACAGCTTCACCGCGGTGGTGAACGCCGGAATGGCCAAGCTGGACCCCACCGCGCCCACCAAGCTGGCCCGCGCCACCGCGCTGCAGGCCGAGGTGGCCGCCGCGCGCACCGCCAACGACAACGCCAAGCTGAACGCGCTGGCCACCGAGGCGCAGCAGCTGCAGACGTACTTCGCCGGGATGCAGCCGCGCGTGGCGCAGCTCCCCGAGGTGCAGGCCGCGCGTCAGGTGTTCCTGGAGCGGGTGTTCGCCAGGATGAAGCAGCTGGACCCGAACGCGCAGCAGTACGTCGACCGCCTCACCGCGCTCCGCGGCGGCAGCGGCCGGTAACCGCAACAGCAGTACGGAAGTACGAGAGTACGGAAGCACGATAAAGAAGATGGTAGATAAAGGCGCGCCGCCGTGGATCACCCACGGCGGCGCGTTTTCGTTCTTATTCCTTGTGCGTCCTACCCCGGTTTCGTTACTCGACAGCGGACCGGGGATCGAAGAAGGATGTGAAGCCTCGCTGTTCCAGACCCCTGCGCAATGCCCGGTCGCCCGTCCACAGCCAGGCATCGAGCGTGAGCGCCAGCGCGACCACCGGTGCGTCGGCGAGATCGACGTCGCGGCAGAGCTCGCGGGCGGTCGCTACGTGGCGCGCGGGAAACGCATCTTCCCTGTAGATGTGGACACGCCGGAGAAGCTGATGGAGTACCACGAGGACTTCGTCTTCGCCCAGCCGCGAAAAGCGCTGGATCCGCTCCTTGTGGTGAAACAGCTCCACGAGAATGCTCTCGCACACGAAGAACGTGCGATCGGCGTTCCCGAGTATTCGAGCGAAGGGCGAGTCGGCGCGGAGGAGGGCGGAGAAGATGACGTTGGTGTCTACGACAACGGGCGACTCCGGGCCCGGCACGTCAGGGGCCCTCGAAGATGTGGCGCACGCGCTCCCAGGCGGCCTGCTTCACCTCGTTCGCGAGCATGGCGGCATGGTCTTCCGTCAACTGGCTGCGCTTGCGGATGGATTCCAGG
It encodes the following:
- a CDS encoding alkaline phosphatase family protein, translated to MSKRGWVIAALAVLAAAAGYVALKLGRSTGEVADLVAEGAEKVLREPMRPARGSPRVLVFALDGVGADQLEAVIRSGRARSIARLVGRPRRGEPGVYQHAYAVPGVLSILPSTTYAAWTSLFTGQPAGRTGVPGNEWFAREEDRFYAPAPVTVSENTQALQVYSDQLMGRVAHAPTLYEQAGVRAYVSLAALQRGADLVTVPDPVALGPMVSAFAEGAQEGEVKREVYAQLDEGAAGSLLSTIEKRGVADLQVVYFPGVDLWTHVAPDPLRAQQAYVETVVDRVVGRVLDAYRRRHALRDTWVVFVADHGHTPVLNDDLHSLGTAGDDEPPAVLHQAGFRVRPFHLDVKDDERVYQSVVAYQGAMAYVYLADRSACPNPADRCDWRRPPRFEQDVLPVVRAFDAANRTGAGVPQLRGTLDLIFARQPRPFGQDAAPFQVWDGEKLVAIGEYLRAHPRPDLLDLERRMDGLATGPYGNHAGDVLLLARTGMQRPIGERFYFSGIYHSWHGSPTAQDSRIPLVVALPGGDGRQLRARVRAAAGEHPTQLDVTRLVLSLLGRG
- a CDS encoding PIN domain-containing protein, with translation MPGPESPVVVDTNVIFSALLRADSPFARILGNADRTFFVCESILVELFHHKERIQRFSRLGEDEVLVVLHQLLRRVHIYREDAFPARHVATARELCRDVDLADAPVVALALTLDAWLWTGDRALRRGLEQRGFTSFFDPRSAVE